The Fulvia fulva chromosome 6, complete sequence genome includes a window with the following:
- a CDS encoding Beta-fructofuranosidase, soluble isoenzyme I gives MNDPCGPMYDPDRDTYHIFYQSFPQHLNFGNTSWGHATSKDLITWTDVGGWDHRSFVAIEPSNYSVPSYDWLGAFSGGAYATNLNGDQDGNLTLMYSGDVLLPDNWKKPYELGPPYATETQNIATSSDGGITWQKWEGNPWLNGQPGGWNVTGLRDPVFAPNARLDKILGREEGSKWYLVMGSGIREVGPRIPLFSANSHDLTNWTFEGALWEPPINYTWGGDRTKTGNYGANFELAGFFDEVEKVKYGGDGHTTKWIVPFGAEGYNDTWHPLEHWSLFVLGDVHRRANGSAEFEVQASGVLDWGKAYALNQFYDSKNDRRVVWGWSDEDLNNTGLIQQGFQGSLGLPRELYILKSHNVLPPKDGICDGPEIWEASSDNRTYTVTTVAQHPLSEVVEAIHGEEQDLKPSALDLSGRTGFDSINSSHFHLQTTFTPPSAVHNNSYIGVQVRASPNREEYAEIRYYSANSSIVLDRSRSSLITNFIKTTFVGHFEPYTYANGTTEDITMDFFVDGSLPEIFVNDRFAMTSRIYPSRADALGAALVSHDGSNIVRSVKFWEMELNVWPERSLNASSPLVQDAYYETHIEFDNPYLPTGYELYVGN, from the coding sequence ATGAACGACCCGTGCGGTCCGATGTACGATCCTGATCGAGACACATACCACATCTTCTACCAGTCTTTTCCGCAGCACCTCAACTTTGGCAATACAAGCTGGGGCCATGCCACGTCCAAGGATCTGATCACCTGGACCGACGTCGGTGGATGGGATCATCGTAGTTTTGTGGCGATTGAGCCTAGCAACTATTCTGTGCCTTCGTATGACTGGCTTGGTGCTTTCTCTGGAGGCGCTTATGCTACGAATCTCAATGGCGATCAGGACGGCAATCTTACCTTAATGTACTCAGGAGATGTCCTGCTTCCGGACAATTGGAAGAAGCCTTACGAGCTTGGACCGCCATATGCTACCGAGACCCAGAACATTGCAACATCCTCTGACGGTGGTATTACTTGGCAGAAGTGGGAAGGCAACCCCTGGCTCAACGGACAGCCTGGTGGCTGGAATGTTACTGGTCTGCGAGATCCTGTCTTTGCGCCAAACGCGAGGCTCGACAAGATCCTGGGCCGTGAAGAGGGAAGCAAATGGTATCTGGTGATGGGTAGCGGTATACGCGAGGTTGGTCCGCGCATACCGCTGTTTTCGGCAAACTCGCACGACCTCACCAACTGGACTTTCGAAGGTGCTCTCTGGGAGCCTCCAATCAACTACACCTGGGGTGGAGATCGTACAAAGACTGGCAACTATGGCGCCAACTTTGAGCTAGCTGGCTTTTTCGATGAAGTCGAGAAAGTGAAGTACGGGGGCGATGGTCACACTACCAAGTGGATCGTTCCATTCGGCGCCGAAGGTTACAACGACACCTGGCATCCGCTTGAGCACTGGTCGCTGTTCGTCCTCGGAGATGTGCACAGACGTGCTAATGGCTCCGCTGAATTCGAAGTGCAGGCTTCTGGTGTTCTCGACTGGGGCAAAGCCTATGCTCTGAACCAATTCTACGATTCGAAGAATGATCGCAGAGTCGTCTGGGGTTGGAGTGATGAAGATCTCAACAACACTGGCTTGATCCAGCAAGGCTTCCAAGGCTCGCTGGGATTACCGCGCGAGCTGTACATTCTGAAGTCGCATAATGTCCTTCCACCAAAGGACGGTATATGTGACGGGCCCGAGATCTGGGAGGCAAGCTCTGATAACAGGACATATACCGTCACCACCGTGGCTCAACATCCGCTCTCTGAGGTCGTTGAGGCAATTCATGGCGAGGAGCAAGACCTCAAGCCCAGTGCATTGGATCTGAGCGGAAGAACGGGTTTCGACAGCATAAACAGCTCTCACTTCCATCTGCAAACGACCTTCACACCGCCATCAGCTGTTCACAACAACAGTTATATCGGCGTCCAGGTTCGCGCAAGTCCAAACCGAGAAGAGTACGCCGAGATCCGCTACTACTCAGCCAACTCCTCCATCGTGCTCGATCGCAGCCGGTCCTCGCTGATCACGAACTTCATCAAAACCACTTTCGTCGGACACTTCGAGCCGTACACATATGCCAACGGCACTACCGAAGACATTACGATGGACTTCTTCGTCGATGGCAGCCTGCCGGAGATCTTCGTCAATGACCGCTTTGCCATGACTTCCCGGATTTATCCATCTAGAGCAGATGCCCTTGGGGCTGCGCTCGTCAGTCATGATGGGAGTAACATTGTGAGGAGCGTCAAGTTCTGGGAGATGGAGTTGAATGTGTGGCCCGAGAGGTCTTTGAATGCGAGTTCGCCACTGGTCCAGGATGCATACTATGAGACGCACATTGAGTTTGACAATCCGTATTTGCCGACTGGGTACGAATTGTACGTAGGCAACTGA